From one Chryseobacterium sp. 3008163 genomic stretch:
- a CDS encoding ABC transporter ATP-binding protein has protein sequence MITINNLSKTYGKATVLNIENLEIPKGETFGLVGNNGAGKTTLFSLMLDLIQPTTGFVSIDGIKVNESEAWKSKVAAFVDDTFLIGYLTPEEYFYFIGELRGQNKASVDEFLKQFHDLFNGEIVNSGKYVRDLSKGNQKKVGIVGAIIGNPEIVILDEPFANLDPSTQIKLKNLIKELSKQSGVTFLISSHDLAHTTEVCNRIVVVNKGLQVKDIQTNPETLKDLEQYFADQVNIPV, from the coding sequence ATGATTACTATAAATAATTTATCTAAAACGTACGGAAAAGCAACCGTTCTCAATATTGAAAATCTTGAAATTCCTAAAGGTGAAACATTCGGTCTGGTAGGAAACAACGGAGCAGGGAAAACTACGCTTTTCAGTTTAATGTTGGATTTAATTCAGCCGACAACCGGTTTTGTAAGCATCGACGGAATAAAAGTCAACGAATCTGAAGCCTGGAAATCTAAAGTTGCCGCCTTCGTAGATGATACTTTTTTAATTGGATATTTGACGCCGGAGGAATATTTTTATTTCATCGGTGAATTGAGAGGGCAGAACAAAGCTTCTGTGGATGAATTTCTGAAACAGTTCCATGATCTTTTTAATGGTGAAATCGTCAACTCAGGAAAATACGTGAGAGATCTATCCAAAGGAAATCAGAAAAAAGTAGGAATTGTAGGTGCAATCATCGGAAATCCTGAAATCGTTATTTTGGATGAGCCTTTTGCCAACCTTGATCCTTCTACACAAATCAAGCTTAAAAATTTAATTAAAGAATTATCTAAGCAAAGTGGTGTTACATTCTTGATTTCAAGTCACGATTTGGCGCACACCACTGAAGTCTGCAACCGAATTGTTGTTGTCAATAAAGGTCTTCAGGTAAAAGATATCCAAACCAATCCGGAAACATTGAAAGATTTAGAGCAATATTTTGCCGATCAGGTGAATATCCCAGTTTAA
- a CDS encoding TatD family hydrolase, protein MDFFDFHHHKKNLTHGIYNLDIEKTPPDFYYSAGIHPQDIQSENIDNQFIWLQSVITENCFAIGECGLDGLVSVDMKIQEDVFLRQIQLANEVKKPLIIHCVRKFYEVISYRKKSEQAMIIHGFNKKQSVADDLLKNNFYLSFGKAVLYHLSLQDTLKTVPLDKLFLETDNDNFDIKELYQKVSEIKKISIEQLQQQIVENLDTIKNG, encoded by the coding sequence ATGGATTTTTTTGATTTTCATCATCACAAGAAAAATTTAACACACGGAATTTACAATTTAGACATTGAAAAAACTCCACCGGATTTTTATTATTCTGCAGGAATTCATCCGCAAGACATTCAGTCTGAAAATATTGACAATCAATTTATTTGGTTACAATCTGTCATTACAGAAAATTGTTTTGCAATCGGAGAATGTGGCTTGGACGGATTGGTTTCTGTAGACATGAAAATTCAGGAAGACGTTTTTTTAAGACAGATTCAGTTGGCTAATGAAGTTAAAAAACCTTTAATCATTCACTGTGTACGGAAATTTTACGAAGTTATTTCGTACAGAAAAAAATCTGAACAAGCGATGATCATTCATGGTTTTAATAAAAAACAGAGCGTTGCAGATGATCTTCTGAAGAATAATTTTTATCTGAGTTTTGGGAAAGCTGTTTTGTATCATCTATCTTTGCAGGATACTTTGAAAACTGTTCCTTTAGATAAACTCTTTTTAGAAACTGATAATGATAATTTTGACATCAAAGAATTATATCAAAAAGTTTCAGAAATAAAGAAAATTTCGATAGAACAACTTCAACAACAGATTGTAGAAAATTTAGATACGATAAAAAATGGATAA
- the coaBC gene encoding bifunctional phosphopantothenoylcysteine decarboxylase/phosphopantothenate--cysteine ligase CoaBC gives MNISGKKILIAVSGGIAAYKIHFLIRDFVKKEAEVQVIMSPDAEHFVTKLSLSTLSKNPVYTDFYGDSGTWNSHVEMALWADVIIMAPCTANTLAKMVHGICDNLMIATYMSAKCPVFIAPAMDLDMYQHPSTKQNLELAEDYGHIVIPAESGELASGLIGQGRMAEPETISKAVEDFFSLNEKKSLQNKTVLITAGPTYEAIDPVRFIGNHSSGKMGFSIAEEAAKRGAKVILISGPSFLNSKHENIQLHRVTSAKQMLDKVFEFYDGIDIGIASAAVADYAPKEVASEKIKKNEDTFTIELIKNPDILKTMGEKKSHQFLVGFALETQNEEENAKGKLAKKNLDMIVLNSLRDEGAGFKNDTNKIKIFTKTDKIEFDLKSKENVAKDILDTIEGQILK, from the coding sequence ATGAATATTTCCGGGAAAAAGATTCTCATTGCCGTTTCTGGTGGAATTGCTGCCTACAAAATTCATTTTCTCATCAGAGATTTTGTGAAAAAAGAGGCAGAAGTTCAGGTTATTATGTCTCCAGACGCAGAGCATTTTGTAACGAAGCTGAGTCTTTCTACTTTATCTAAAAATCCTGTTTATACAGATTTTTACGGCGACAGCGGAACGTGGAACAGTCATGTAGAGATGGCACTTTGGGCAGACGTAATTATCATGGCACCTTGCACGGCTAATACTTTAGCCAAAATGGTTCATGGCATTTGCGATAATTTAATGATTGCAACTTATATGTCAGCCAAATGCCCAGTTTTCATTGCTCCTGCAATGGATTTGGATATGTATCAACATCCGTCTACTAAACAAAATTTAGAATTGGCAGAAGATTACGGCCACATTGTAATTCCTGCAGAAAGTGGAGAATTGGCAAGCGGTTTAATCGGTCAGGGAAGAATGGCAGAGCCGGAAACCATTTCAAAAGCGGTAGAAGATTTTTTTAGTTTAAATGAAAAGAAATCTTTACAAAATAAAACAGTTTTAATTACAGCAGGACCTACGTATGAAGCCATTGATCCTGTAAGATTCATAGGAAATCATTCTTCAGGAAAAATGGGATTTTCAATTGCTGAAGAAGCTGCAAAACGTGGCGCAAAAGTAATATTGATTTCCGGACCGAGTTTTCTCAATTCAAAACATGAAAATATTCAGCTTCACAGAGTGACTTCTGCAAAGCAAATGCTTGATAAAGTATTTGAATTTTATGATGGAATTGATATCGGAATTGCCAGCGCAGCCGTTGCAGATTACGCTCCGAAGGAAGTTGCTTCAGAAAAAATTAAAAAAAATGAAGACACTTTTACCATTGAATTAATTAAAAATCCTGATATTCTGAAAACTATGGGCGAGAAAAAGTCTCATCAGTTTTTAGTTGGATTTGCCCTTGAAACTCAGAACGAAGAAGAAAACGCAAAAGGAAAATTGGCGAAGAAAAATCTGGATATGATTGTTCTCAATTCGCTTCGTGATGAAGGTGCAGGTTTTAAAAATGATACCAATAAAATAAAGATATTCACCAAAACAGATAAAATAGAATTTGACCTAAAATCAAAAGAAAATGTGGCAAAAGATATTCTCGATACCATTGAAGGTCAGATTCTAAAATAA
- a CDS encoding DNA-directed RNA polymerase subunit omega, translating to MSVKDTKAEVNTITYDKDKIEEKVGSIYEAIVIMGKRAEQINAEIRTELHNKLDEFAVHNSTLEEVFENREQIEISKHYEKLPKPTSIAIQEWLDGEVYFRKTEERN from the coding sequence ATGAGCGTAAAAGATACAAAAGCAGAAGTAAATACTATTACTTACGATAAAGATAAGATTGAAGAGAAAGTAGGTTCAATCTATGAAGCTATTGTTATCATGGGGAAGAGAGCTGAGCAGATCAATGCAGAAATCCGTACTGAATTACACAATAAATTAGACGAGTTTGCAGTTCACAATTCTACATTGGAAGAAGTTTTCGAAAACAGAGAGCAAATTGAGATCTCTAAACATTACGAAAAACTTCCAAAACCAACTTCTATTGCTATCCAAGAATGGTTAGACGGTGAAGTATACTTTAGAAAGACTGAAGAGAGAAACTAA
- a CDS encoding DUF4126 domain-containing protein yields the protein MLDQVPYLPYVLSAFIGIGLAAASGFRVFLPMFAVSLASYFHWIPMSESFEWLSSLPALITTGIAMIAEILAYYIPFVDHLLDTISIPMATVAGSILFASQFTELGTFPQWALALIAGGGTAATISTGFAGIRAASTAATGGLGNSVVGTTETAGAGIMAILAMAAPFIAAIFTVITLILVIFFGRKAWRKLKSKKDLSSTNT from the coding sequence ATGTTAGATCAAGTTCCCTATTTACCTTATGTCCTGAGTGCTTTTATCGGTATCGGTTTGGCGGCAGCTTCAGGTTTCAGAGTTTTCTTACCGATGTTTGCGGTAAGTTTAGCTTCCTATTTCCATTGGATTCCTATGAGCGAAAGCTTTGAATGGCTCTCCTCTTTACCTGCATTAATCACCACAGGAATTGCAATGATTGCTGAAATTTTAGCGTATTATATTCCTTTTGTGGATCATTTACTCGATACGATTTCAATACCGATGGCAACGGTGGCGGGTTCCATATTATTTGCAAGCCAGTTTACCGAGCTGGGGACGTTTCCGCAGTGGGCTTTGGCATTGATTGCTGGTGGCGGAACGGCTGCAACAATCAGCACAGGTTTTGCAGGAATTCGGGCAGCATCTACCGCAGCGACGGGCGGACTAGGAAATTCAGTTGTGGGAACTACCGAAACTGCCGGTGCAGGAATTATGGCTATTTTAGCAATGGCAGCACCTTTTATAGCAGCGATTTTCACTGTCATTACTTTGATTCTCGTTATATTTTTTGGGCGAAAAGCCTGGCGAAAATTGAAAAGTAAAAAAGACTTGAGTTCTACAAATACATAA
- a CDS encoding ThiF family adenylyltransferase, which translates to MDKFWLERTELLIKEEGINILNNATVLVVGLGGVGSFAAEFLARAGIGKMTIVDGDTVDITNINRQLPALHSTVGKHKVEVVAERLMDINPQLELTKINEFLNPERMAEVLDREKFDYILDCIDSITPKVSLIIAAKRRKIKIVSSMGAGGKSDPSKVLVRDIHKTAECHLAKQVRKRLKKEKIDKGIRCVFSSEIQDEDSLKMTDGSNYKRSFYGTISFIPAIFGLYAAAEVINHLVKKTDGEL; encoded by the coding sequence ATGGATAAGTTTTGGCTGGAAAGAACAGAGCTTCTGATCAAAGAAGAAGGCATTAATATATTGAATAATGCGACTGTTCTCGTAGTAGGTTTAGGTGGCGTAGGATCTTTTGCTGCCGAGTTTCTGGCAAGAGCCGGGATTGGAAAAATGACTATCGTAGACGGCGACACTGTAGATATTACCAACATTAACAGACAACTTCCTGCACTTCATTCAACTGTAGGAAAACATAAAGTGGAAGTGGTTGCAGAAAGATTGATGGACATTAATCCACAACTTGAATTGACAAAGATCAACGAGTTTCTGAATCCGGAAAGAATGGCTGAAGTTTTAGATAGAGAAAAATTCGATTATATTTTAGACTGTATTGACAGTATTACCCCAAAAGTGAGCTTAATCATTGCAGCTAAAAGACGAAAAATTAAAATCGTAAGTTCAATGGGAGCTGGCGGGAAATCTGACCCTTCAAAAGTGTTGGTGAGAGACATCCACAAAACTGCTGAATGTCATCTTGCAAAACAAGTGCGAAAAAGACTGAAGAAAGAAAAGATAGACAAAGGCATCAGATGTGTTTTCTCAAGCGAAATTCAGGATGAAGACAGCCTGAAAATGACCGACGGAAGCAATTATAAAAGATCTTTTTACGGAACCATCAGTTTTATCCCTGCAATTTTCGGGTTGTATGCGGCTGCGGAAGTCATCAATCATTTAGTGAAAAAGACGGATGGAGAACTTTAA
- the lptE gene encoding LPS assembly lipoprotein LptE, with amino-acid sequence MSQFRNLFLLIICVGFLNSCYTFSGSSLKDEKTVQINEFPNNSPLVNPTLSQQFSTDIQNRFLQRTTLKGTKQNPDILIEGEITDYTITPTTISSTTQNTAAGVIQDSQNKLTITVKVHYENKVRPEASFDRTYSDEAVFNSSLSLNAIETSQVKIATDRIINKIFNDIVANW; translated from the coding sequence ATGAGTCAGTTTAGAAACCTTTTTCTTTTAATAATTTGTGTCGGATTTTTAAATTCATGCTACACATTCAGCGGTTCGTCATTGAAAGATGAAAAAACAGTGCAGATCAATGAATTTCCAAACAATTCACCTTTGGTAAATCCTACTTTGTCTCAGCAGTTTTCAACAGATATTCAGAACAGGTTTTTACAGAGAACGACTCTTAAAGGAACAAAGCAAAATCCGGATATTTTAATTGAAGGTGAAATCACAGATTACACGATTACACCCACCACAATCAGTTCTACCACGCAAAATACGGCAGCAGGAGTTATTCAGGATTCACAAAATAAGTTGACCATTACTGTAAAAGTGCATTATGAAAATAAAGTGCGTCCCGAGGCAAGTTTTGACAGAACCTATTCTGATGAAGCCGTTTTCAACAGCAGCTTGTCTCTAAATGCTATAGAAACCTCTCAGGTGAAAATTGCGACAGACAGAATTATCAATAAAATATTTAACGACATCGTAGCGAATTGGTAA
- a CDS encoding DUF4835 family protein, with product MKKYTILLFLLLFCNFSFSQELLATVQVNAQQLGGSNQQAFKALEKSLRDFVNNTSWTGKKLQNFEKIKSNFAIVLSERDGNKYKGSIVIQAVRPVFSSSYESPLLNLQDTKFAFDYVENENLVFNERQFSGKNLIDVISFYVYLILGYDADSFQASGGTQWFTKAQQIAQNSQNRGYDGWGQINDPRSRSILIGEILNPNMSQLRQSMYTYHRAGLDGMFNQDQTQSKKIIFDALMQLKTYENSFQQNYFFNTFINTKNDEIFNIFNSGNNGGIVLNDLKQLMIIFAPKFADTKWNKWR from the coding sequence ATGAAAAAATATACAATTCTCTTATTTTTACTTCTATTTTGCAATTTTAGTTTCTCTCAGGAACTTTTGGCAACGGTTCAGGTGAATGCTCAGCAATTGGGAGGTAGTAACCAGCAGGCTTTTAAAGCTTTGGAAAAAAGTCTTAGAGATTTTGTCAACAATACAAGCTGGACAGGGAAAAAGCTTCAGAATTTCGAAAAAATCAAATCTAATTTTGCTATTGTTCTTAGTGAAAGAGACGGTAACAAATATAAAGGGAGTATTGTTATTCAGGCAGTTCGCCCGGTTTTCAGTTCGTCTTACGAATCTCCACTGTTGAATCTTCAGGATACAAAATTTGCTTTTGATTATGTTGAAAACGAAAATTTAGTCTTTAACGAAAGACAGTTTTCTGGGAAGAACTTAATCGATGTCATCAGTTTTTATGTGTATTTGATTTTAGGCTATGATGCTGACAGCTTCCAGGCTTCAGGTGGAACACAGTGGTTTACAAAAGCACAGCAAATTGCACAAAATTCTCAAAACCGTGGATATGACGGTTGGGGGCAAATCAATGATCCGAGAAGCCGTTCTATTTTGATTGGAGAGATTCTAAATCCGAACATGAGTCAACTTCGTCAGTCGATGTATACCTATCACAGGGCTGGTTTAGACGGGATGTTTAATCAGGATCAGACACAATCTAAAAAGATTATTTTTGATGCATTAATGCAGTTGAAAACGTACGAAAACTCTTTCCAGCAAAATTATTTCTTCAATACATTTATCAATACCAAAAATGATGAGATTTTCAATATTTTCAACTCAGGAAACAACGGTGGAATTGTATTGAATGACTTAAAACAGTTGATGATTATTTTTGCGCCAAAATTTGCCGACACCAAATGGAATAAGTGGAGGTAA
- the rnpA gene encoding ribonuclease P protein component, with protein sequence MENFKYPKAEKLKKKDEITLLFEKGKWKNSGNLRIIILKNHPDLLTENVKLGVSVSKRYFKKAVHRNRIKRLLRECYRLNKDLFKEYFGEKTTAMLFWVSAEMPEKFQDVEAQFIKLCQSQKKA encoded by the coding sequence ATGGAGAACTTTAAATATCCGAAAGCGGAAAAACTCAAAAAAAAGGATGAAATCACTTTGCTTTTCGAAAAAGGCAAATGGAAAAACAGTGGAAATCTGAGAATTATTATTCTGAAAAACCATCCTGATCTTTTGACTGAAAATGTTAAACTGGGTGTTTCCGTTTCTAAGAGATATTTTAAAAAAGCTGTTCACAGAAACCGTATTAAAAGACTTTTACGAGAATGCTATCGCCTCAATAAAGATTTATTTAAAGAATATTTCGGCGAAAAAACTACGGCGATGCTGTTTTGGGTTTCTGCTGAAATGCCTGAAAAGTTTCAGGATGTTGAGGCGCAGTTTATTAAATTGTGCCAGTCACAGAAGAAAGCTTAA
- a CDS encoding DUF5687 family protein codes for MFVQFLKLEIKSFFRGTSVGINLAMKIFRFLGILSMIAYCIGAGFLAFFYVEKEMEQDPLKVVSKFMIIVWVADLIFKYMMQQMSTQNIKPFLTLNISKKTLVNYMLIKTFLSPFSWMNSFFFVTFAAICMFNGFGVLGSLSWLIALSLLFYLNNFINILFNNRENIAIAVGVLFAIIGGLAYYNIVPVLDYSEKLFYAFYDQPYFTVLSIALFAGLWWICFNHVKKEFYLDQGLEDKKTIGKTENIAFLNKYGAIGSFINNDIKMMRRNKVTKGIIIGSFMFIFYGLLMFSSDIYKTPYMMMFMGLFVTGGFQFLFGQRVPSFDSSYYPLMMTLNVPYKEYLKAKWWLMNIVTAVSIVVALFYAIISWEMYFTFFAAGLYNIGVNSQFTLWSGAFNKTQIDLNSKEKVMGQKNSFNLKSLLLLIPKMLLPMAVFGISKYFFGMTGGMVSIAILGLIGFLFREKIFDTIVKQYKSEKYSTLEAFKSKN; via the coding sequence ATGTTTGTACAGTTCCTGAAGTTAGAAATCAAAAGTTTTTTTCGTGGCACTTCCGTCGGAATCAATCTGGCAATGAAGATATTCCGGTTTTTAGGAATTTTATCGATGATTGCTTATTGCATCGGGGCGGGTTTTCTGGCTTTTTTCTATGTAGAGAAAGAAATGGAACAAGACCCTTTAAAGGTGGTTTCAAAATTTATGATTATCGTGTGGGTTGCTGATTTGATTTTTAAATATATGATGCAGCAGATGTCTACACAAAACATCAAACCATTTCTCACACTGAATATTTCGAAGAAAACGCTCGTCAATTATATGCTGATTAAGACTTTTCTCTCACCGTTCAGCTGGATGAATTCCTTTTTCTTTGTGACATTTGCGGCAATCTGTATGTTCAATGGTTTTGGAGTTCTGGGAAGCTTAAGCTGGCTGATTGCACTTTCACTGCTGTTTTATCTTAATAATTTTATCAATATTCTTTTTAATAATAGAGAAAATATTGCCATTGCAGTAGGTGTTTTGTTTGCGATTATTGGCGGTTTGGCGTATTACAACATTGTTCCGGTTTTAGATTATTCTGAAAAACTTTTTTATGCATTTTATGATCAGCCTTATTTTACGGTACTTTCAATTGCCTTATTTGCCGGATTATGGTGGATATGTTTCAACCACGTAAAAAAAGAATTCTATCTTGATCAAGGCCTGGAAGATAAAAAAACAATAGGTAAGACAGAAAACATTGCTTTCCTCAATAAATACGGAGCAATCGGAAGTTTCATCAACAACGATATCAAAATGATGAGACGCAATAAAGTCACCAAAGGAATCATCATCGGAAGTTTCATGTTTATATTTTACGGGTTGCTGATGTTTTCGTCAGATATCTACAAAACACCTTACATGATGATGTTTATGGGGTTGTTTGTGACGGGCGGTTTTCAGTTTTTATTCGGGCAGAGAGTTCCTTCTTTCGACAGTTCGTACTATCCTTTAATGATGACTTTGAATGTTCCATACAAAGAATATCTAAAGGCGAAATGGTGGCTGATGAATATTGTGACGGCAGTTTCCATTGTTGTTGCCTTGTTCTATGCGATTATCAGTTGGGAAATGTATTTTACTTTTTTCGCTGCAGGTTTGTATAATATTGGGGTCAATTCTCAGTTCACTTTGTGGTCGGGAGCATTTAATAAAACGCAGATTGACCTTAATTCCAAAGAAAAAGTGATGGGACAGAAGAATAGTTTCAATCTGAAAAGTCTTTTATTATTGATACCAAAAATGCTTTTGCCAATGGCGGTTTTTGGTATATCTAAATATTTCTTCGGAATGACCGGCGGTATGGTTTCTATTGCTATTCTTGGTCTGATAGGATTTTTATTCAGAGAAAAAATATTTGATACAATTGTGAAACAGTACAAAAGTGAAAAATACAGCACATTAGAAGCATTTAAATCTAAAAATTAA
- a CDS encoding DNA repair protein RecN → MLSRIYIKNFALIDALDVSLKNGLQVITGETGAGKSIILGALRLILGERADVKSISKTDEKSIVETEFDLNNQFKKFFIENDLDYEHQTIIRREILPSGKSRAFINDVPVTLDVLKELTSQLIDIHSQFETSNLFTADYQFKIIDGLSDNKKIIEEYQQDFLEFQSLKTQLKKFQTQLSENTKESDYKQFLLNELEDLKLDDVDYNDLQNQLSMQENAGMISENIAQILSRFHQEEIGILSFFNEAKNKLSKIADVSHSFSELDGRLEGSFVELKDILQELEDEAEKIEINPENLAILSELNNKINALFLKHNVSDLDELKEIRDQLSGEQKGTAEIEAYISEIELNISKKEKSLQSLAEKLSKNRKKSVPVFIKKAEDLLKKLGLEKAKVDIELTDVPEFNQFGKENIQLLFQANSGFPLKPIQTAISGGERSRVMLAVKKIIAESDMLPTLILDEIDTGVSGKVAEEIGNLMREMSQDMQLIVISHLAQVAAKGNDNYKVVKEDINGKTQSTIITLNEEEKLNEIAQLLSGSKITEAAMAQARELIG, encoded by the coding sequence ATGCTTTCGAGAATATACATTAAAAATTTTGCCCTTATTGATGCATTAGATGTGTCCTTAAAAAATGGTTTACAGGTGATTACCGGTGAAACCGGAGCCGGAAAATCTATTATTTTGGGTGCACTTCGATTGATCTTAGGTGAAAGAGCTGATGTAAAATCAATATCAAAAACTGACGAAAAAAGTATTGTCGAAACTGAATTTGACCTGAATAATCAGTTCAAAAAATTCTTTATAGAAAACGATCTCGACTACGAACATCAAACGATTATCAGAAGAGAAATTTTGCCTTCAGGGAAATCAAGAGCGTTTATCAATGATGTTCCGGTGACTTTGGATGTGTTGAAAGAACTTACTTCACAGTTGATCGATATTCACTCGCAGTTTGAAACGTCTAATCTTTTTACGGCAGATTATCAGTTTAAAATTATCGATGGACTTTCAGATAATAAAAAAATCATTGAAGAATATCAGCAGGATTTTTTAGAATTTCAAAGTCTAAAAACACAGCTTAAAAAATTCCAGACACAACTTTCAGAAAATACAAAGGAAAGCGATTACAAACAGTTTTTACTGAATGAATTGGAAGATCTGAAATTGGATGATGTAGATTATAACGATTTGCAGAATCAACTTTCTATGCAGGAAAATGCAGGAATGATTTCTGAAAATATAGCACAGATTCTCTCAAGATTCCACCAGGAAGAAATCGGAATTCTTTCTTTCTTTAATGAAGCTAAAAATAAACTGTCGAAAATTGCTGATGTTTCTCACTCTTTTTCTGAATTGGATGGAAGGTTGGAAGGTTCTTTTGTTGAATTAAAAGATATTCTCCAGGAATTGGAAGACGAAGCTGAAAAAATTGAAATCAATCCTGAAAATTTAGCCATACTTTCTGAACTGAATAATAAAATCAACGCTTTATTTCTCAAACATAACGTTTCTGATCTTGATGAATTAAAAGAAATCAGAGATCAATTATCCGGCGAACAAAAAGGAACGGCGGAAATTGAAGCATATATTTCAGAAATTGAATTGAATATTTCAAAAAAAGAAAAATCACTTCAGTCTTTAGCTGAAAAACTTTCTAAGAACAGAAAGAAAAGCGTTCCTGTTTTCATTAAAAAAGCCGAAGATTTATTAAAAAAATTAGGCCTTGAAAAAGCAAAAGTAGACATCGAATTAACCGATGTTCCGGAATTTAATCAATTTGGAAAAGAAAATATTCAGCTTTTGTTTCAGGCAAATTCTGGTTTTCCTTTAAAACCGATTCAGACTGCTATTTCAGGAGGTGAAAGATCGCGTGTCATGTTGGCGGTGAAGAAAATTATTGCTGAAAGCGATATGCTTCCTACACTTATTTTAGATGAAATCGACACCGGAGTTTCCGGAAAAGTAGCCGAAGAAATCGGAAATCTGATGCGTGAAATGTCTCAGGATATGCAGTTAATTGTCATCTCTCACTTAGCACAGGTTGCCGCAAAAGGAAATGATAATTATAAAGTCGTAAAAGAAGATATCAACGGCAAAACACAATCTACAATTATCACTTTAAACGAAGAAGAAAAATTAAATGAGATTGCTCAATTGCTTTCCGGAAGTAAAATTACGGAGGCTGCGATGGCGCAGGCGAGGGAGTTGATTGGGTAA
- a CDS encoding outer membrane protein assembly factor BamD — protein sequence MKKYILGIFAIAVISACTSQQDKAMKSADKTFILKAANENFAKKKWKNALALYDRLPNLVAGTDDAPNVVFNSAYANYYDKNYKLAGHQFKNFAVSFPQDNRKEEASYMSALCYYNGSMDYNLDQTSTELAINELQDFLTNYPNSERSKNINTLIDELSYKLEFKAYENAKQYFKMADYKATSAAFENVLEDFPSTKLRPKIYDYMMKSRYFLAIGSAYDLKDERIESALAFTKQVEKELPDTEYSKTAVDFRQKLEKEKKDFVVVKKLNDERIAVFTAKQKKIADKLAQDTKTEQQIKDQVSNEKKAMQIQRDSAALQTPPPAATFRIQR from the coding sequence ATGAAGAAATATATTTTAGGTATTTTTGCCATAGCTGTCATTTCGGCGTGCACAAGTCAGCAAGATAAAGCGATGAAAAGTGCGGATAAAACTTTTATCCTAAAAGCTGCTAATGAAAATTTCGCTAAAAAGAAGTGGAAAAATGCTTTAGCACTTTACGACAGACTTCCTAATCTTGTTGCAGGTACAGATGATGCTCCGAATGTGGTTTTCAATTCTGCGTATGCAAATTATTACGATAAAAACTACAAATTGGCAGGTCACCAGTTTAAAAACTTTGCAGTAAGTTTTCCTCAGGATAACAGAAAAGAAGAAGCATCTTATATGTCTGCTTTATGTTACTATAACGGGTCTATGGATTATAACTTGGACCAGACTAGTACAGAATTGGCAATCAATGAGCTTCAGGATTTCCTGACCAATTATCCAAACTCTGAAAGATCAAAAAACATCAATACTTTAATTGATGAGTTATCTTACAAATTAGAGTTTAAAGCCTACGAAAATGCTAAACAGTATTTCAAAATGGCTGATTATAAAGCTACAAGTGCCGCTTTCGAAAATGTTTTAGAAGATTTCCCAAGTACAAAGCTTCGTCCGAAAATCTATGATTACATGATGAAATCCCGTTATTTCTTAGCGATTGGGTCAGCTTATGATTTGAAAGACGAGCGTATAGAAAGTGCTTTGGCCTTCACAAAACAAGTAGAAAAAGAGCTTCCGGATACAGAATATTCTAAAACGGCAGTAGATTTTAGACAAAAACTGGAAAAAGAGAAAAAAGATTTTGTAGTTGTAAAGAAACTGAATGACGAGAGAATCGCAGTATTCACAGCAAAACAAAAAAAGATCGCTGATAAATTGGCTCAAGACACAAAAACTGAACAACAAATCAAGGATCAAGTGTCAAACGAGAAAAAAGCAATGCAAATTCAGAGAGACAGCGCAGCGTTACAAACACCTCCGCCGGCAGCTACTTTCAGAATCCAAAGATAA